In Paracoccus aminophilus JCM 7686, a single window of DNA contains:
- a CDS encoding response regulator has product MPAADLAQAIGRELPYLRRYARALTGSQTAGDNYAAATLEAILADRELMNDSETRVGLFRAFHAIWQSSGEPVEVQDNSGREAKVQDRLKTLTPNSREALLLRTIEGLRYDQIARVMQVDQPEVEELVQIALSEMGHSISGKVMVIEDETIIAMDLRGIVQTMGHEVTGIARTHTAAIELAQKKRPDLILADIQLADGSSGIDAVNELLQSLGHIPVIFITAFPERLLTGDRPEPAFLISKPYSEEQVRSAVSQAMFFASTEGLQVN; this is encoded by the coding sequence ATGCCTGCTGCAGACCTTGCACAAGCTATCGGACGTGAGTTGCCCTACCTGCGTCGCTATGCGCGCGCACTGACGGGCAGCCAGACGGCCGGCGATAATTACGCGGCTGCGACGCTCGAGGCTATTCTCGCGGATCGCGAGCTGATGAATGATTCCGAAACCCGGGTTGGCCTGTTCCGGGCCTTCCACGCAATCTGGCAAAGCTCTGGCGAGCCGGTCGAGGTGCAGGACAACAGCGGGCGTGAAGCCAAGGTTCAGGATCGTCTCAAGACCCTGACCCCGAACTCCCGCGAAGCCCTGCTGCTGCGCACGATCGAGGGTCTGCGTTACGACCAGATCGCCCGCGTCATGCAGGTCGACCAGCCCGAGGTCGAAGAGCTGGTCCAGATCGCTCTGAGCGAAATGGGTCACTCGATCTCTGGCAAGGTCATGGTGATCGAGGATGAGACCATCATCGCCATGGATCTGCGCGGCATCGTCCAGACCATGGGCCATGAGGTCACCGGCATCGCGCGCACCCATACCGCCGCGATCGAGCTGGCGCAGAAGAAGCGCCCGGATCTGATCCTCGCCGATATCCAGCTGGCCGATGGCTCGTCGGGCATCGATGCGGTAAACGAGCTGCTGCAAAGCCTCGGCCATATCCCGGTGATTTTCATCACCGCCTTCCCCGAGCGGCTGCTGACCGGCGACCGTCCCGAGCCCGCCTTCCTGATCTCGAAGCCCTATTCCGAGGAGCAGGTGCGCTCGGCGGTCAGTCAGGCGATGTTCTTCGCCTCGACCGAAGGGTTGCAGGTCAACTGA
- a CDS encoding FAD-binding oxidoreductase produces the protein MDAKIAALATELAAITGEANLRRDDAVRLTDPGEYAANTGADLMVSPGSTAEVAAVVRACGAAGVSIVPQGGRTGLVGGGAATAAQVILSLGRMNRVETLDGVAGTAVVGAGATLASLQEAAGAQGLGPGIDLPSRGTATIGGMIATNAGGLEAHRHGVMRHRILGLEVVLADGRILNDLSQVLKVSAGYDLKHLFIGAEGTLGVVTRAVIRLVPLQPQGPVMMLSLPGGAAMLETMRIARQTGRLRASEAMWKGFFDFGIADKGWSAPDYDLDAPLHFILEFEGGEGADDAAGEVFEAVIDQFPDATGVLAQSLAQAEAIWALREDTQAIFRAYPAAPSFDVSMPISELPDYAARTEAALSALGLTPMTFGHVGDGNLHIIIREAGATLDASRMQEIERIVMAGLVARGGSFSAEHGVGTKRRHLLDAEADPVKLALMAQIKTLLDPQNLMNPGKVIDPT, from the coding sequence ATGGACGCCAAGATCGCCGCGCTGGCCACAGAGCTTGCCGCCATCACCGGAGAGGCAAATTTGCGCCGGGATGACGCCGTGCGCCTGACCGATCCCGGCGAATATGCCGCCAATACCGGCGCCGATCTGATGGTCTCGCCCGGCTCGACCGCCGAGGTGGCCGCCGTGGTGCGGGCCTGCGGGGCGGCCGGGGTCTCGATCGTGCCGCAAGGCGGGCGCACCGGGCTGGTTGGCGGCGGGGCGGCGACGGCGGCGCAGGTGATCCTGTCGCTTGGCCGCATGAACCGGGTCGAGACGCTGGACGGGGTGGCGGGCACCGCAGTCGTCGGCGCGGGCGCGACCTTGGCCAGCCTGCAAGAGGCCGCGGGCGCGCAGGGCCTCGGGCCGGGGATCGACCTGCCGTCGCGCGGGACCGCGACAATCGGCGGCATGATCGCCACCAATGCCGGCGGGCTCGAAGCCCATCGCCACGGCGTCATGCGCCACCGCATTCTCGGGCTCGAGGTGGTGCTGGCCGATGGCCGCATTCTCAACGATCTGTCACAGGTGCTAAAGGTCTCGGCGGGCTATGATCTCAAGCATTTGTTTATCGGCGCCGAAGGGACACTAGGGGTTGTTACCCGCGCAGTCATCCGTCTTGTGCCGTTGCAGCCGCAGGGCCCGGTGATGATGCTGTCTTTGCCCGGCGGAGCCGCCATGCTGGAAACCATGCGGATTGCGCGCCAGACCGGACGGTTGCGCGCCTCCGAGGCGATGTGGAAGGGCTTCTTCGACTTCGGTATCGCCGACAAGGGTTGGAGCGCGCCGGATTACGACCTCGACGCGCCGCTGCATTTCATCCTCGAATTCGAAGGTGGCGAGGGGGCCGACGACGCGGCGGGCGAGGTCTTCGAGGCGGTGATCGACCAATTCCCCGACGCGACCGGCGTGCTTGCGCAAAGTCTGGCGCAAGCCGAGGCGATCTGGGCGCTTCGCGAAGACACGCAGGCAATCTTTCGCGCCTATCCCGCCGCGCCGAGCTTTGATGTCTCGATGCCGATCTCGGAACTGCCCGATTACGCCGCCCGCACCGAGGCCGCGCTGTCGGCGCTTGGCCTGACGCCGATGACCTTCGGCCATGTCGGCGACGGCAATCTGCATATCATCATCCGCGAAGCCGGTGCCACGCTCGACGCGTCCCGGATGCAAGAGATCGAGCGGATCGTCATGGCTGGTCTGGTGGCGCGGGGCGGGTCTTTCTCGGCCGAGCACGGGGTCGGAACCAAGCGCCGCCACCTGCTCGACGCCGAGGCCGATCCGGTCAAGCTGGCGCTGATGGCGCAGATCAAGACGCTTCTCGACCCGCAGAACCTGATGAATCCCGGAAAGGTCATTGACCCGACCTGA